The genomic segment AGCGCGACCGCGTCGCCGCCGCACTGCAGAGTGCGGGGATCGGTACCGGCATCCACTATCCGACACTCGTGCCGTTCACCCCCGCCTATGCGCACCTCGGGTACCGCCGCGGGCGGTTCCCCGTCGCCGAGGCCGCGGCGGAGGACATGTTGTCCCTGCCGATGTCGCCGCATCTCACCCGCGCGCAGCAGGCCGAGGTCGCCGAGACGCTGGCGAACGTCGTCGGTGTGGAGGAGGCGGCATGACGGCGCAGCCGCGGGTGTCGGTGGTGATCCCCTGTCACGACTACGGTCGGTTCCTCGACGATGCGGTCTCATCCGCCCTCGACCAGCAGGGCGTCGACGTCGACGTGACGATCGTCGACGACGCCTCCACGGACGACTCAGTGGCGAGGGCGGAGGCATGGGCGGCGCGGGATGGCCGGGTCTCCGTCGTCGCACACCGGCGCAACCGGGGCCACATCCGGACGTTCAACGAGGCGCTCGCCCGCGCGACGGCCCCGTACGTGGTGAAGCTCGACGCCGACGACCTGCTCACCGCCGGGTCGCTGCGCCGGTCGGCGGATCTCCTCGAGGCGCACCCCGGCGTCGTCCTCGTCTCCGGTGAGGTGGAGCATTTCGCCGGAGACGCGCCGAGCGGACTGTCCGACCGGGTGCGCTCGTGGCGCATCCAGGAGGGCGGGCAGTGGATCGAGGGGCGCATGCGGCGACCGCGCAATCCGCTGTCGCAGCCCGAGATCATGATGCGCCGCGCGGCCCTGGAGCAGGTCGGCGGTCACCGCGGCGAGGTGCCGGCGTCGAGCGACTTCCACCTGTGGCTGCGCATGGCGGCGGTCGGCGATGTCGCCAGGATCAACGGCGCGGTGCAGGGACTGTACCGCGTGCACGGCGCGAACATGCAGGCCACGATGCACGCCGGTCTCCTGCGCGACCTGCAGGCGCGGCGCGACGCGATCGAGCTGTTCCTCGCCGAGGAGGGGGCCGCGCTGCCGGACGCGGCGCGGCTGCGGGAGATCGCGCGGACGGCGCTCGCGCGGGATGCCGTGCGAGCGGCCTTCCAGGAGCTGGAGGCGGGGCGCGATCCGCAGACGCTCGTGGATGAGGCGCAGGAACTCGACCCTGACATCGTCCGGACTCTCAACTGGAAGCTCCTCGAGCGGCAGCGCCG from the Microbacterium ginsengiterrae genome contains:
- a CDS encoding glycosyltransferase family 2 protein; the encoded protein is MTAQPRVSVVIPCHDYGRFLDDAVSSALDQQGVDVDVTIVDDASTDDSVARAEAWAARDGRVSVVAHRRNRGHIRTFNEALARATAPYVVKLDADDLLTAGSLRRSADLLEAHPGVVLVSGEVEHFAGDAPSGLSDRVRSWRIQEGGQWIEGRMRRPRNPLSQPEIMMRRAALEQVGGHRGEVPASSDFHLWLRMAAVGDVARINGAVQGLYRVHGANMQATMHAGLLRDLQARRDAIELFLAEEGAALPDAARLREIARTALARDAVRAAFQELEAGRDPQTLVDEAQELDPDIVRTLNWKLLERQRRVGERADGWIAAGHLQRDLAARVRWRMWRRYGI